The sequence CGAACTGCGCCAATCCATGCCAAACGTTTTCAACCCGATCCCTCGGCCATGGCAGAATGCAGACAAAGTCAGCATCATCGAAATGGAAACGAAAAACGGTAAGCAGTTTGCGCTGGTGCATTATAATTTTCGGGTCATCATGCGCTACAATTCATCCTACAATTATGCCATGGCAGTCACTGAAATTGCAGCCATGCTGGAGAGAAAGACATTCGCCGTCGATTAACTATTACTGCCCTGTCGCTTTTGCTGGTCGCGGGTTTCTCGGGCTGTTCGAAAAAAGCAGCTGACACCCCTCCTGACTCGCACAACGCCAACAGCACCAGCATGCCCAGCCTGCCTGACGGCAAAGGAGGCGTGCACAAAACCGGCAACCCCTACAAGGTGTCAGGACGCTGGTATACGCCCATGAAAAGCGTGGCGGCCTACGACGAGACCGGCATGGCCTCATGGTACGGGGATGCCTTCCACGGCAAGCTCACAGCCAATGGCGAACGTTATGATATGTATACGCTCTCAGCGGCCCACAAAACACTGCCCCTGCCGACGCTGGTCAGAGTTACCAACCTGAGCAACGGTCGCAGCGTCATCGTACGGGTTAACGATCGCGGTCCGTTTGTAAAAGAGCGCCTGATTGACCTCTCCTATGCAGCTGCCAATGCACTGGGTTACATGCATCAGGGCACGGCAAGGGTGCGTGTGCAGACACTGGACCAGGAACCTATAATAGAGGCGAAAGCCGTACCTGCGCCTGTTATAGCTGAAGCTGCAACCACCCCTGCACCTGCAATCATTGAAGCTGTAGCCGCCCCTTCCCCCACTCCATCCACGCATACTCCGGCTGTCAAAACAGATAAGGCTGTTGCAGGTATATTTGTCCAGCTTGGCGCCTTCGGTTCTGAGGCCAATGCCAATCGCATGCGCCTGTCACTACTGGCAGATTATCCATCTGTATCCTTGCACCCCAAGCAGGTGGCAGACCAGAGGCTCTACCGAGTCCGCATCGGCCCCTTCACAAACATGCAACAGATCGAAGAGACGATGATAACACTGCAAAAAAACGGCTACCGTCAGGCAGTCGTCGTCATTGAATAAAGTGAACAATATCCAGCGCCCGCGTCTGACAGCATTTGGTTCATCGAGGCTTGGTCCTGAAAAGCCTGAATATGGTGATGTATTCGCCCTTTCCAAGTCCATTGCCGAAGCGGGCTGGGACGGCATGACCGGTGGCCACCAGGGCATGATGGCAGCCTTTTCCGAGGGTATTTATGCCGGTGGCGGCCATATTCGTGGCATCACACTCGAGCGCTTTCCCACCCCTCCGAACAACACCCTGAGTGAAGAGATTCGGTCACGGGATTTTTTCACCCGCATGGGAACCCTGATTGAGGAGGCGCAGGCTTGGCTGGTGCTACCGGGCGGACTCGGCACGCTGGCTGAAGTGGCCATGACCTGGGACCTGCTTGCCATCCGTGTACTTGAACCCCGCCCCCTGCTGCTCTACGGAGAGATGTGGGAGCCGGTCATTGAAACCCTTTCTGAACAACTGGTTCTCTCAGCCGACAGTGCTTTTGAATCCATTCAAATCTGCCACAACCATGAGGATGTGCTGCAAGCACTAAAGGTTCACAATTGAGCATTCCGAAACCATCTGACTACAAGGACCTGCGCAGCACCATAACCGGTGAATCCCACGGCATGCGGCTGGACCTGGCACTGGCTTCATGTTTCTCTCTCTCCCGTCGCAGGCTACGCAAAGCCATTGATGAGGGGGGTGTTTACCTCAATCGCAAACGCTGCCGCACTGCCGGCCGTATCCTGAAAACTGGCGATACCCTGCGCCTTGTTTTGCTAGAGAATGAGAGGCTCACGCCCTTTGATCCTAGCCAGCTGATCTGGCAGCAGCCACCGCTCTACCTGATCAACAAACGGTGCGGACAATATTCACAGGAGGCGCTGCACCGCAGCCGCGGCACCCTGCCAGATGAACTAGCCCGCCATCTCAAGCTACTGCCGCAACAGGCTGAAAGCTTAAGGCCCGTTCACCGCCTTGACCGGGGCACCTCCGGCCTGATGCTCTTTTCTTCCGATGCCCGAGTGCTTAATCATATTCAGGCACATTGGAAACAGGCCGCTTTCAAACGTTACCTTGCAGTAACCGAGCCGGCACCTGAGTGGGATAAAAAAATGATCACCCTCGCAATAGACAAAACGCGGGATAGCAAAGGCTGTTATCACGTCTCTGACTCAGGTCGCCCTTGCGAGAGCGAAGCGAGGGTTATCGAGAGGCGTGGCAACCGGGCATTGCTGGAGATGATCCCCCACACAGGCAGAACTCACCAATTGCGTGTACACCTTTCGTCATTAGGATGCCCCATTCTTGGTGACACACGCTACGGTGGTAAGACACACACACGTCTAATGTTGCATGCACAATATTTACGGCTGGACACACCGGCTCTAACCACCGGTAAAGAATGGGAAGCTCAACCTGAGGAGAATTGGCAATGGTAAACAACAAAATATTTCGCAGCACAGGGGTGCGCAAACTTTTCGGCATATTCGCTGCAGCGTTACTATTAATCTCATCTGCTAATGCAAATGCGGTTTCATGGCCAAAATCACCGCATGTCGATGCCACTTCATGGGCCGTAGTTGATGCTCGCTCAGGGCAGGTCGTTGCCGTGCATAATGCAGACCAGGAACTTCCTCCTGCCAGCCTGACCAAAATGATGACGCTCTATCTCGCCTTTGAAGAGATTAAACTTGGACGTCTGGACCTGAATGCGCGCGTCACAGTGAGTAACAAAGCGTGGAAAATCGGCGGCAGCACGATGTTCCTTGAGCCACGCATAAAGCCAACGGTAAAGGAGATACTGCACGGTATTGCCACCCTCTCCGGCAATGATGCCTGCATCGCACTGGCTGAGCATATTGATGGCTCTGAAGGTGCATTTGCCCAGCGCATGAATGCTAAGGCTAAACAGCTTGGCCTTGAGAACAGCCACTTCGCCAACGCAACCGGCTTTCCTCAGGAGGGGCACTACAGCTCAGCCATGGATATGGCCAAACTTGGCGCAGCACTATGGCGCGACTTCCCGGATATGTACGAACTCTTCGGCGAGAAGAGCTATACCTTCGATGGCCGGACTCAGCCCAATCGCAACCGCCTCCTCTGGAGCTATCCAGATGCAGATGGTATCAAAACCGGCCATACCGAAGAGGCGGGTTACTGCCTTGTCGGCTCTGCCGAGAAGAACACCACCCGTTTTGTTGCCTCCGTTTTTGGTGCCAGCTCGGATCGCTCACGCGCCCAGCAGACCAAAGCGCTGCTTACATTCAGCTTCCGCAATTTTGTAACGATGCGTCCATCGGAGCGTGAAATCCGCCGTCAGGTCGAGGTATTCGAGGGTACAGAAGGGCAAATCTGGCTGAAACCGACCGACCCAATCTGGGTTACTGTTCCTAAAGGCAATGAGTCGGCTCTCTCCTTCCGCCTGCGTTACGATGCACCGCTAAAAGCACCGATTCGTGAAGGCGAAAAACTGGGAACTATCGAAGCCCTGTTCGGAGACAGCCGTGAAACAGCCGAGGTCCTTAAATCGGTTGATATGGTCTCCACCCGTCAGGTTGACCGTGCCTCATGGGTCAGCCGACAGTGGGATGGTATCCGCTTATGGTGGCGCGATGACAGCAGTGATGAAGGCTCCGTTTCGGAAAGCCAGTAACTGTGTCGCTGACGGCCTGGGTTAACGGCCGCTTTCTTCCACTGGAAGAGGCAACCGTCCACATTGAGGATCGCGGCTTTCAGTTTGCTGACGGCGTTTATGAGGTCATCGCCTGCTTTGGTGGCAAATTCCTTGAACTGGATGCGCATCTCGATCGCCTTGAGCAGTCGTGCGAGGCGATCAACATCTCTCTGCTTAAGTCGCGCCCGGAACTTATTGAATTGATCCATGAGACCTACCGCCGCAACCCCTTTGATCATGCCATGATCTACATTCAGGCAACCCGTGGTGTGGCACCACGCAGTCACCTTTTGCAGCAGGAGATTGTACCAACCCTAGTCATTACTTCACGTGAGCTCCCCACTCCATCGGCTAATAAGCTGGCGATGGGTGCCTCCGCCATCACGCTCCCTG comes from Mariprofundus aestuarium and encodes:
- a CDS encoding septal ring lytic transglycosylase RlpA family protein, whose protein sequence is MPSLPDGKGGVHKTGNPYKVSGRWYTPMKSVAAYDETGMASWYGDAFHGKLTANGERYDMYTLSAAHKTLPLPTLVRVTNLSNGRSVIVRVNDRGPFVKERLIDLSYAAANALGYMHQGTARVRVQTLDQEPIIEAKAVPAPVIAEAATTPAPAIIEAVAAPSPTPSTHTPAVKTDKAVAGIFVQLGAFGSEANANRMRLSLLADYPSVSLHPKQVADQRLYRVRIGPFTNMQQIEETMITLQKNGYRQAVVVIE
- a CDS encoding LOG family protein, which translates into the protein MNNIQRPRLTAFGSSRLGPEKPEYGDVFALSKSIAEAGWDGMTGGHQGMMAAFSEGIYAGGGHIRGITLERFPTPPNNTLSEEIRSRDFFTRMGTLIEEAQAWLVLPGGLGTLAEVAMTWDLLAIRVLEPRPLLLYGEMWEPVIETLSEQLVLSADSAFESIQICHNHEDVLQALKVHN
- a CDS encoding RluA family pseudouridine synthase → MSIPKPSDYKDLRSTITGESHGMRLDLALASCFSLSRRRLRKAIDEGGVYLNRKRCRTAGRILKTGDTLRLVLLENERLTPFDPSQLIWQQPPLYLINKRCGQYSQEALHRSRGTLPDELARHLKLLPQQAESLRPVHRLDRGTSGLMLFSSDARVLNHIQAHWKQAAFKRYLAVTEPAPEWDKKMITLAIDKTRDSKGCYHVSDSGRPCESEARVIERRGNRALLEMIPHTGRTHQLRVHLSSLGCPILGDTRYGGKTHTRLMLHAQYLRLDTPALTTGKEWEAQPEENWQW
- a CDS encoding D-alanyl-D-alanine carboxypeptidase family protein, translating into MVNNKIFRSTGVRKLFGIFAAALLLISSANANAVSWPKSPHVDATSWAVVDARSGQVVAVHNADQELPPASLTKMMTLYLAFEEIKLGRLDLNARVTVSNKAWKIGGSTMFLEPRIKPTVKEILHGIATLSGNDACIALAEHIDGSEGAFAQRMNAKAKQLGLENSHFANATGFPQEGHYSSAMDMAKLGAALWRDFPDMYELFGEKSYTFDGRTQPNRNRLLWSYPDADGIKTGHTEEAGYCLVGSAEKNTTRFVASVFGASSDRSRAQQTKALLTFSFRNFVTMRPSEREIRRQVEVFEGTEGQIWLKPTDPIWVTVPKGNESALSFRLRYDAPLKAPIREGEKLGTIEALFGDSRETAEVLKSVDMVSTRQVDRASWVSRQWDGIRLWWRDDSSDEGSVSESQ